In Magnolia sinica isolate HGM2019 chromosome 12, MsV1, whole genome shotgun sequence, a single genomic region encodes these proteins:
- the LOC131219972 gene encoding uncharacterized protein LOC131219972, with protein sequence MDLEAKPLRDASYKDARELFGAEPLGDAAPADADPEEAREAESFGAEPLGDAAPADVDPKDVREALSLGAESLGDAAPADADPEDARGRSSSSSSKKRGPTRGSELHERTSVKRVIGINEFGQPNIRDANQIAFNSSIGVLTRAHIPITYTDFRLVPPQYIQRVSDILACSYEFQDNQEAWSPYIHDRYKAAWRNFKNTLHAKYIKDKDPVVVKSYPAPIGVPIEDWMIFVDYCNTDKFKESSVRNASNRAKQVGPSTLGRRSMAATRHEMAIERNLTTDAEVGRAEVYIRAHTTKDNKVQFLETFEKIKSIQSSNPTSQMTSVDDALIQSIGSDSRGRMRGIGGNVGKITLKKTMPIVHKLGVVSRERDNLVDKLDEMQKSLGDLHQKFQCFVDKQGEQGDVAPPTIPPFKSSHASSTDLVNLGKRCDLCDWKKRVIARGEVHAVDPKTCVHGAEMGDGNFSVVLMEIIAPQSELWKEDGYHDTLGEVGVGGFVVWPKLFLTIYP encoded by the exons ATGGATCTAGAGGCAAAGCCGCTCAGGGATGCATCCTATAAAGATGCCAGGG AATTATTCGGCGCAGAGCCGCTAGGGGATGCAGCCCCTGCAGATGCAGACCCTGAAGAGGCTAGAG AGGCAGAGTCATTCGGCGCAGAGCCGCTAGGGGATGCAGCCCCTGCAGATGTAGACCCTAAAGATGTTAGAG AGGCACTGTCATTGGGCGCAGAGTCGCTAGGGGATGCAGCCCCTGCAGATGCAGACCCTGAAGATGCTAGAG GCAGGTCgtcatcttcatcatctaagAAGAGAGGTCCTACCCGAGGTTCAGAATTACATGAGAGGACTTCAGTGAAAAGGGTCATTGGGATTAATGAATTTGGGCAACCGAATATAAGGGATGCAAATCAGATcgcattcaattcaagcattggTGTTCTCACCCGTGCACACATTCCGATCACCTACACAGACTTTCGGTTGGTGCCTCCACAATACATTCAGAGGGTCAGTGATATCCTGGCATGTAGTTATGAATTTCAGGATAACCAAGAAGCATGGTCACCATACATTCATGATCGCTATAAGGCTGCTTGGAGAAATTTCAAGAACACTTTGCATGCAAAGTATATTAAGGACAAGGATCCTGTAGTTGTGAAATCTTATCCTGCCCCTATTGGTGTCCCTATTGAGGATTGGATGATCTTCGTGGATTATTGCAATACTGATAAATTCAAGGAATCAAGTGTAAGAAATGCATCCAATCGGGCCAAACAAGTTGGCCCTTCTACACTTGGTCGGCGTAGCATGGCTGCCACACGTCATGAGATg GCAATTGAGAGGAATCTTACTACTGATGCCGAGGTTGGTAGGGCTGAGGTGTACATCCGAGCCCATACAACAAAGGATAACAAAGTGCAGTTTCTAGAAACCTTT gaaaaaataaaatcgatTCAAAGTAGTAATCCCACATCTCAGATGACCAGTGTAGATGATGCCCTTATACAG TCAATTGGGAGTGATAGTAGAGGGCGCATGCGGGGGATAGGTGGAAATGTAGGCAAGATTACATTGAAGAAGACAATGCCTATTGTACATAAGCTCGGTGTGGTGTCGCGGGAACGAGATAATTTGGTAGATAAATTAGATGAAATGCAGAAAAGCCTAGGAGATCTCCACCAGAAGTTTCAATGCTTTGTAGATAAGCAAGGGGAACAAGGGGATGTGGCTCCACCGACAATTCCTCCATttaaatctagtcatgcatcgtcG ACTGATTTGGTAAATCTTGGCAAGAGATGCGATCTTTGTGATTGGAAGAAACGGGTAATTGCTCGTGGTGAGGTGCATGCAGTGGATCCAAAAACCTGTGTCCATGGAGCAGAAATGGGCGATGGAAATTTTAGTGTTGTCCTGATGGAGATTATAGCTCCGCAATCAGAGCTATGGAAGGAAGATGGTTATCATGATACGCTTGGAGAGGTCGGTGTAGGAGGATTTGTCGTATGGCCCAAGCTATTTCTAACCATCTATCCGTGA